The proteins below come from a single Sphaerochaeta sp. genomic window:
- the pepT gene encoding peptidase T, whose protein sequence is MADALLDRFLRYVKVDTMSDEALAETNHPSTEIQWNLLRLLDTELAAMGVTDREMDEHGILIARIPANTTKKVPTIGLMAHVDTADDCQGNGVKPRVIPSYDGKDILLNKTVTLKVSDNPELPKYVGQTLIVTDGTTLLGSDDKAGVAEIMTVADRLLHDPSCIHGPVELYFTSDEETGCGMDHFPYDKIHCDYCYTVDGGERYCIETECFNAAVVRLDIHGVSYHLGAGRGRLINAVKVAGMIIDALPQAESPEATDGRFGYYCPLEVSGALAEVKLNVVLRDFDLKNLEKRIQVVKGIAGAMESAYGCTIDVVVKHQYYNMVEEANKHPAVVQSIWQAGKELGMPLFENLIRGGTDGARMANERHIPCPNLFTGGHNLHSVYEWAALPAMEDSVKLVSRIIEIGARG, encoded by the coding sequence ATGGCGGATGCATTACTGGACAGGTTCCTGCGGTATGTGAAGGTGGATACGATGAGCGATGAAGCGCTCGCCGAAACAAACCATCCTTCGACGGAAATCCAATGGAATCTGCTCCGTTTGTTGGATACGGAACTTGCGGCGATGGGTGTGACCGACCGGGAGATGGACGAGCATGGAATTTTGATCGCCCGCATTCCGGCAAACACCACGAAGAAGGTGCCGACCATCGGTCTGATGGCCCATGTTGATACGGCGGATGATTGCCAGGGCAATGGGGTGAAACCCCGGGTGATTCCTTCCTATGACGGGAAAGACATCCTGTTGAACAAAACGGTGACGCTGAAGGTCTCTGACAACCCGGAACTTCCCAAGTACGTTGGCCAGACGTTGATCGTCACCGATGGAACGACGCTTCTGGGAAGTGATGACAAGGCGGGTGTCGCGGAGATCATGACGGTTGCGGACCGTCTGCTCCATGATCCATCCTGCATTCATGGACCGGTGGAGCTGTACTTCACCTCGGATGAAGAGACGGGATGCGGCATGGATCATTTCCCCTATGACAAGATTCATTGCGACTATTGCTACACGGTGGATGGAGGAGAGCGGTACTGCATCGAGACGGAATGCTTCAACGCCGCCGTGGTCCGGCTGGACATCCATGGGGTGAGTTATCATCTGGGTGCCGGACGGGGCAGACTGATCAACGCGGTGAAGGTGGCCGGCATGATCATCGACGCGCTTCCCCAGGCGGAGAGCCCGGAGGCGACGGACGGCCGTTTCGGCTACTACTGCCCGCTGGAAGTCAGCGGCGCGTTGGCAGAGGTGAAGCTGAACGTTGTGCTTCGTGACTTCGACCTGAAGAATCTGGAGAAACGGATCCAAGTGGTCAAGGGCATCGCCGGCGCGATGGAATCGGCCTATGGCTGCACCATCGACGTGGTGGTCAAACACCAGTACTACAACATGGTGGAGGAAGCGAACAAGCATCCCGCGGTGGTGCAATCCATCTGGCAGGCAGGGAAAGAACTGGGCATGCCGCTGTTCGAGAATTTGATCCGTGGTGGTACGGATGGCGCGCGGATGGCCAATGAACGGCACATCCCTTGCCCGAACCTGTTCACCGGCGGGCATAATCTCCACTCGGTGTATGAATGGGCTGCGTTGCCTGCGATGGAAGACAGCGTCAAGCTGGTCTCCCGGATCATTGAGATCGGAGCGCGTGGGTGA